The window TTCAAGTCCCGGGGCGCCACTCTCGTCATGACGAACCTGACCGAGGGAGGAAAAGCGCTCGAGAAGACGGACGTCGGGGTGTCGTCGATCGTCGACACCTGGATCCTGCTGCGCGACATCGAGTCGAGCGGCGAGCGCAACCGGGGCCTCTACGTCCTGAAGTCGAGAGGGATGGCGCATTCGAACCAGATCCGGGAGTTCCATCTCACGAGCCGCGGGATCCGGCTGACCGACGCCTACCTCGGTCCCGAGGGAATGCTGACCGGCTCGGCACGCGTCGCGCAGGAGCTGCGCGAAAAGGCCGCGGCGCGAGCCCGGGCGGACGAGCTCGCCCGGCGGCGGCGCGAGCTCGCCCGCCGCCGCGAAGAGCTCGAAGCGGAGATCGAAGAGAAGAGGAAGGCGTTCGAGCGGGAGCTCCGGGAATCCGGCGTCCGGCTCGACGAAGAAGAGGCGCGCGATCGCCGGTTCTCGACGGACCGCGACGACATGGCGCGGAGCCGCGGCACGGCCGCGTCGGCGGCCGGACGCCGGAGTGCCCGCGCGGGGAGGTCGCGATGAAACGCAAGGCTTCGCCCACTTCCTCCGGGACGCATGAACGAAGACCGAACGCCGAATCCTGGAACCTGCGCCTCTACGTCGCCGGCCAGACGCCCCGCTCGCTCACCGCGCTCTCGAATCTGCGAAAACTCTGCGCCGAGCACCTGCCGCCGGAATGCACGATCGAAGTGATCGATCTGGTGGAGAAGCCACAGCTCGCCCGGCGGGACCAGATCCTCGCGATTCCGACGCTCGTTCGCAATCTGCCGGCGCCGATGCG is drawn from Thermoanaerobaculia bacterium and contains these coding sequences:
- a CDS encoding circadian clock KaiB family protein, with the translated sequence MKRKASPTSSGTHERRPNAESWNLRLYVAGQTPRSLTALSNLRKLCAEHLPPECTIEVIDLVEKPQLARRDQILAIPTLVRNLPAPMRKIIGDLSNTERVLVGLDWQPRNGEARP